The genomic segment TAAGCTTTTTTTTTGAGCACATGagcaaattgtaaataatacattatgtTACGTTTTGCTGCGCTAACTTGATGctgtaatgtaaatgaataCATCAGCTTTACAGTGCATTAAGTCTTCACAATAGATTTGTGTGGTTCTTTTTCCCACCCTTTGGTTGTTGTAGTTATCTCACTCATGTAGCACATGTTCCAGGATGTAATTGTGGTCaatatgtgtgtcttttttttttttaggaccaTATCAGCCAAGACTCACCACCAGGCTGTGGACTACAACATCTTCGAAGGTATGGAGTGTCACGGTGTCCCCGTCGTCACCATCGCCGGAGGGAAAGTGGTCTATGAGGAAGGGCAGCTGAAGGTGTCGCCAGGGCACGGGAAGTTCATCCACAGAAAACCCTTCTCCGAGTTTGTTTACAAAAGAATAACACAAAGGGAGCAGGTTAGTCACATCCCTACTGTTTCAACACTTTAATGTCAGActataaaaaaattataacccatgaattatatcacaataatgCAAACACGATGTGATATTGCACATTCCCAAAGTGATCCATTCATAGTAAATGAAACCCGGACTTAAATGCTTAACTGCGCAGCACtgaaaagtcacattttgttttgttggaagCCCAAAGAGAAGCTGCACACAAAAGGTCACTTAACCGTTCTCTCTGCTTTGTATTTGTTCTGCAGGTGGCACAACCGACAGCTGTGATCAGAGAACCCTATGAAGGCAAAGTCATTTCTCTGTGAACAACTGAACTAGAACATGAAAGACACTTTGAGCTCCAGCTGTGTGTCTCATGTGAGTCACAGAAGTCACACTCATCCCAGACCCAGAGCTGCACCACTTCCTCTTGTGTTGGTGTAGAGCTGTCCAAGCACATGTGACGAATTGTGCACGACTGGATTTAATgaatagatatatagatatgcAGACAGTTGGCAGGTTCTATTTCTCAACCATATATGATTCCTCTGAACCGTTTTACTCAGATGCTTTTACAAAGAGGTTTGGACAGTTTGCATTGAAAAGAGAATCGTACAATTTGCCACATCACGCAAGATTTGAATCCACATTTTCAGTGACACAACACTAGCTCTTTCTTTGACATTGACTCATAGATCTGAAGACTTGGGTTCAGTTCCTAAAAAGCATGCGGCTATTTTTACTGAGCTATACTAAACAATACTTTCTTGGTACTTTTAATTTCTGTTTGTTGGGCTGAACCACAGAGAAACAATTCATCTTCTGAAAGACTGAGTTATTTGAGCGACCTGCTCTGACATGTGTGCAACGTTGGATTGTTTACACTGAATATTGGATTTTCAAAATCAACTTCATTACACCTACATTTTAAGATCCACAACTCAGTGTCCACAAAATACAGAGGAATTGTTTcacacaaatctgtttttacatgtttattataataataatttaaacagacttgactacattttaagctttttaacctcactttttaaatatattttagcTCTAAACACTGtggtgacaaacaaaacaaagacatttcttgGCATTTTGACGTCAAACTATACCTTTATTTTACCAAGCCGTTCAAAATGTCACATACACCACATAGTATAGGATATACTATGtcacaaaaggaaaatattacATTGGGGCGGTCTGCTCCTGTATATTACGTTATTATAAGCtgtttgtccatctgtctgtatGTTTTAAACATACACAGTCcatgactgaaaataaaaattctgATGAAGTTTATGTCGACGTTATATGAAAAGTCAAATGACATGTTGCTCTGAATGCTCATTAAAGCTGTCGTCAGTAATTTGGTTGGCTGTTAACGATGTGAAAGTGTTCCCCTGACAAACTGTTCTCCATGGTGAGGAACATTATTAACATCAACCTGTTATTTAACCTAACGAGCTGCTTTACACGGAATTGAAGTGAGTATTTTGTTCTATATCTCCATGGCTCCATCAGAATTAATAAGACGAGGAAACAACAATGAAAAGCTTGACCTACTGGTGTTGGTTCACAAAGAGCCACGAAGGTCTAAGAATGAAGTCTGTACCATATTTCATGGCAGTCCACCAAGGCATTTTTACAAAGTCTCCAAAGTCATTAGCATCATGGCAGGACAACTTTTGCCATTTGGTGCCTGTTggtctgactgactgatactTGTTTTGGTCGAAAGAGCAGCGGGAACCAGAAATGTAGCTGgcaaggaaagaaaaggaaaaacatgtgaAATTCTCAGCCTTTTTATCAAATGATGTTTTAATATATGGCATCACAAACCTTTGCAATTAGTGATCTGAGGCTGCAGTTGTTTTCCTCGTTCCTCCTTTTCAATCTCTTCCGTAGGATTTTGGCGTGCAAATactccactctctcctctgcagcagtAGAGAAGAACCGCTCGCAGACCACCAGTCTGAGCTGAACCACTTTGGCAGCCATCAGGGCCATAATGAGCAGGATGAGCAGGATGACAGCCAGTGGAAATATGGATTCATAGAGCAGCAGCTTGGGTTTAGGAAGGCACTTCTTTTCGAACAAGGTCACGGAGTAGGAAAAGTCTTTTTGGTGCATTTCCTCGTTAAATGTGATTCCAATTAAAGTGGCAACGCCCTGAAAAAGATTAGCAAAACAATTATCAGTGACTGTCTGACAGAAATAAAGGTAATAAAGTCATTAAGATTTTCGCAGACACACTTACTTTGATGCTCATTAACAGGGGGACATGGAACGGTTCCAGCTCTGACAACTTTGTTGTCACAATAtccacaaaacaatacaacaaggCATCCACAGTTATAAATATGAGCCAAGCCACAAAATGAAGTACAACTGAAACACCAAACTTAAGTACAGCTTTCCTCTCTCTGGCAGTGGGACAGATGGAAGTGAGCGCAATGAACATCTCCCTCTCGTCTTGAGTGAGGGGAAGGATGTGGGGCTTTCCTTCGGCCTTCTGCTTCTCGTCAAAGTGAATAAATCTGCTGCTGATGAACCTGTTTTGGTATTTCATGTCACTGCAGTATTTCTTTATGTGCAAGGCAATGAACAGCATGAGCAGAAGGAAGCTGATAGCGGGGAACATCCTGTCGGTCACAGAGGAGACCGTATTCACGAGGGACTGGACATATTTCACCGTCTCATTCAGCCTCTGCTCCGCTTCACCAAGTTTCTCCTGGAATTTTTCTGATTCCAGTCTCGGCGAAACCTTGAGCTGGGGGTCAAGGTTCACTACTCCCAGGTCTGTAATCCCTTTGAGCATGTTTCCTATCCACTTCAACATCTTCACATAGTTACTGAATGGAGCGGCGATGGCTGCTTTCTTGGCCTTGAGGTTGCATATCATACTTCTGAGAAGGCCCGTAAGGTTCTCCAAGGTGTTGCGGATATTTTTCACCACAACCAAACTGGTTCCCGCAGTGAGCAGCAAGGTCCGACTCTTCTTCATGAAAATAGAGATCATGAAGAGAGTCCCTAAGCATCTTACTCTCTTTGATAAGAAGAGAGCGATGGTAAGTATTGTCCCAAAGCAGCCAGCGATCCCTCCGGCCACTGCCATGTCATAGTCCAGAGTGTAGAGAAGGTACAGGAGGAGCAGCGTGCTGACCAGCAGGCTTGAGAAGCTacaagtgaggaggaggatgatagCTCTTTGCGAGCCATCCCTTTTACCAGTTGTAAAAACATCCACAGCCAGAGAACCTACATCTTCTAGACTCTGTTTTACTCTAACCCATGAGGTTAGCATCCTGGATGTCAAAGGAAAGCAAAAtagaaaatggaaaacacaaacaaaacaaccccCTGTGTTTATCAAAGCATCCAGTCGTGTGTGTGAGATTTGCAGAGTCTTTAAATACAACCAAAAACAGGAACTTCCCGCAAACCACAGTCATTTGTCATCTTCTAGtcatcctcttttcttttctttttttttttttgccaaaagtAGAAGCTaagacaaaaatacaaagaaatacacaaatacatatacaagTGAAATATTCCCACATTCTCAAAGGAAACAGCAGTTGAATATGTGGGAGCATTTCGTTattagatgtgttttttttttttgtgatttttcttctcacacagttcatttgaaaatgtgtgtggttttcatgTCAAATGGAAACTGTAACTGGATAAAGTCTCTGGTGGTTCCTCATAGCAGCAGCTTCCCCGATTTCCAGTGGGAAGTTTCATGTGCACCTGGCCTGCACAAAAACTAACGTggaatgttgtgtttgattTCAAGCGGCTACAGacaactttttttgtctgtagcGGTTTCTATTCGGTGAATAAATGACGCAGCAGGAGCGAGATGCTGGTAAGGAAACAGGTGCTTTTAGTCAGCGCTGTTACTGGACCCGTGTATTTGGCCCTGGGTGGATGCTGTTCTCTGCAGGGCTTCAGTCTCTTAAtcaatgtcatttttctatTGCCTCCACATAGTGAAATCAGTTTAAGCCAAAAAGTTTTGTCTATTCCACCTTTAATATAGAGTTTAAgctaaagaaaaatgttaatatttttactCTGTTCTGTAACACTGCAATAACTTAAGTTATGACACTGTCTGTCAGTGTATTAGTTTTTGGTCCGGACATCTCTTGGATGGATCACCACTATAACTGTACCTCAACTGTGTTATATTGGATCTATTTTGATTTACTAACATGACAGAACTAGTGATCATTTTACTCTACCGTCTCTTTTTGGACACACAGCCCATGGACACCTTAGACTCTTACGTGCGCTCACGTCACATCACACCACAACAACAGATATCGTGACGTCCATCTGATCACCCAACACGCTGCATCAGtgtaatatcattttttttatttttaatttgaaaaataactTACATAAATCTCTGTACTCAACCATACTTAACCAAGACATAGCCTTGGCATTAACACATTGCaccaaaaagagaaaattaaaaGGCATTCAAAAGGATAAATAACATATGTCTTTGTCATCACTTGAGGCATTCTTCCTGTTCCAAAAGAGCCTATCAATCTTTTTCTGGTAGCTTGTTTATTCAAATTCTGACATCTAAAGGTATGTACAATggaaatcaaaatcaaaatatatACCGTCGCCTGTTCCAGCAATAAGGTTTCTTCTTTGACATTAAATTGCATCTTCACCACATGGAAAAGGAATAATGCCTCAGTTCAATATCATCCAGACATACTGCAACTATAAGATTCATATACCTCCCAGACATGAGAAGTATTTGTAATTactaaaaatagaaaataaa from the Solea senegalensis isolate Sse05_10M linkage group LG9, IFAPA_SoseM_1, whole genome shotgun sequence genome contains:
- the LOC122775064 gene encoding dendritic cell-specific transmembrane protein, whose amino-acid sequence is MLTSWVRVKQSLEDVGSLAVDVFTTGKRDGSQRAIILLLTCSFSSLLVSTLLLLYLLYTLDYDMAVAGGIAGCFGTILTIALFLSKRVRCLGTLFMISIFMKKSRTLLLTAGTSLVVVKNIRNTLENLTGLLRSMICNLKAKKAAIAAPFSNYVKMLKWIGNMLKGITDLGVVNLDPQLKVSPRLESEKFQEKLGEAEQRLNETVKYVQSLVNTVSSVTDRMFPAISFLLLMLFIALHIKKYCSDMKYQNRFISSRFIHFDEKQKAEGKPHILPLTQDEREMFIALTSICPTARERKAVLKFGVSVVLHFVAWLIFITVDALLYCFVDIVTTKLSELEPFHVPLLMSIKGVATLIGITFNEEMHQKDFSYSVTLFEKKCLPKPKLLLYESIFPLAVILLILLIMALMAAKVVQLRLVVCERFFSTAAEERVEYLHAKILRKRLKRRNEENNCSLRSLIAKLHFWFPLLFRPKQVSVSQTNRHQMAKVVLP